Part of the Poecilia reticulata strain Guanapo linkage group LG2, Guppy_female_1.0+MT, whole genome shotgun sequence genome is shown below.
CTGATGCAAAAAATAACCAACTAGAGGAtggtgagaaaaacaaatagcaGAAAAAGTGTTGGGCGACTTTTGTTGGTGACAAAATGTTCAGCTGCTCAGCAGGTTTGGAAACATCAAAGGagggattttgttttgttccttcgTAGCTCAAATCCTCAGCTGCTAATTTTCTTTAAGACTCAGCAGGTCTGATCTGCTCATCTGGCTGATTGACGAACGCCCAATACGATGATTTGAAGCTGTCACCCACCAAAAGCAGACATGCTGGGGTCCAGGTCTTGCATGTAGTTCCAGATAGAGGACATCTTATATTCATAGTTCTTCCATTTCTAAATGCAGCAGTTTTCAGCTTCTCATCAAACTTTTTACTGATGGTTTTGCAGCCAATCCAGGATGTGCAGATTGTAAAGTCAGAAATATCTGGGAGCCACAATACCAGCTGTTTCTTTGAGTAAATAatctaaaatctgttttttaccTGATGTCATGTATTTATGTTATGTCATGCTATATTCTGTCTCTTTACACTAATGtatcagaaatataaaaactaagGAGTGTTTACATATCTACAGGTTAGAAGACTTATCCAATCAGCAGGagattcaatattttttcccaCCTGGAACGCAGAATTgtcaataatgcctgattttaaaggAAGCttctaaatgcaaaaataaggTTTTATAACTGAAAATAACTTGGTAATTAACCTCTTACAACAACTTGAGAATATCTTTAATTCCTACATTAAATAATGCAGCTAACagtgaagcaaaaatgaacGTGTTGCTATAAGCAACACGTTCTGATAGCAATATCAAAGTATTAGTATCAGAAAGTTAGGAAGCTATAAGAAAATTCTTAACAAAACTAAGTATTCTCCAGTTCAAATcgtaaaaatgatgaaaaacaacacCCAGTAATTACAATGATTTAACTACATAACTTGTATTTTACACATTCAAGTGTAAAGTATCAGTATAGTTAGTTAAAcgtgttttaaaatgaactaaaaaagcTAGagttaaatgtataaaataaattttatcaCTCGTGTGAATGAAATGCACAGAATAACTAATGtacaaaaatcacataaataatATCTGAGtcagaagaaaaactttaataccaaaacaaaaaaaaaatctagtggaaaatcaaattaaaccCTGATGAAAAGTTACATAAGGATAAATACACAAAGTACAAATCAAGAATTAGAAACCCAAAGCAACAAAATCTAATGTTAAGAAGTAGGAAATATgagcagattatttattttacataactTCAATGCTTAAGCATGTTTACCTTGTAAAAGAGTCAAAGGACAAGCAAAGAATGGAAAGTTTCTGGTCGCCACTTACACCCTCTAGTGGTTGTTCTAGACATTACCACTAATTACAACAGATATTTACACACTGAATTAAATGGACTTGTTGCTTTGCTCTCTTAGGGAGAAAATGTGATGTGCAACAAACAAAAGTGTCAGAAAAGTgctacaaagacaaaaaaagaactgcAAAAATTATCAGAGTTTTTACACTTTCCAGAGATGTTCAAGAGTTGTGAATTCATTTCCTCATAGACATATTGAGACAAAAAGTAACcacagaacacaaacacacacaggaagcGGTCAGCATCTCCACTGGAGTAATAAGTGCTCatttaggtgtttttatttgtccaactagaacattttgttcttcaagaTCTGCATTTCAGCAAACGATACCagactcatttttgtttaaattaaagataaacAAAGTAGGAAACAAACTCCTCTTGAtatcttttctacattttatgaaaaatagataaatactCTGAATATGTGTGGGAAAGCTGTGCACTGCCACACAACTGATCTGACAGAAGCTGGGTCAGAAACTTTCACGCTCTTTCATCAAAGGCaatagagaaaataaatctgataatCTTTGTTCTAAGAATGTGTTTCATTATCAAATGAAAAgtttacaaataaacaacattATAGATCATATAACattaataaattgtattttattcaaaacatttggtcatgttgaacatttttacttcCAAATTTTGCATAAATCAGAGGTGGGAGATATGAACTTGGAATTTTATCACTAAATTTTGCAGCACTGTTGTGATAACGATGAAGATAAATGaacattattaattattttaggtaataaatagttttgcagGACAGTGACTGCATGGCAGAGCATTCAAACTTTCCTACTGTAGCTGCTTGTTTCAGTGGTTCATTGGATGCTCCAATTGTACGCATTTCCTTTGGTTCACTGTAGTTTGAAATATTGACTACAAAAATTTCCACTATAGACGCTTTGCTACGTGACGTCTCATGCAAGAAAACGGCTCGCCGATTATGAGGGTCACAATCATAagaattcactttaaaaaagtgacttatatcactaaactgcacacagtatctgcatttagttatatttttgaatttattcataCTTATTTATGCTCTGAAGGAACAataagtggagaaaatagtaaaaaataaataaaattctgatcATATTCGGTCTGATTTTTATTACTTATCAATAACTGactcaacaaaaataaacaaaccaaataaaaagtgtttttgctgTGCAGTATGACCAATTCAGGTCATAATAAAACGATAGTaaagtttgtgtattttgaCGTTAAAAGTACGACGCTgactttctgtctgttttgttttctctaaatGAGTTGGTGAGGACCAAACGTTTGCACTCACGTTTTCATGGTAGTTTGGAACGAAGCCGCTGCCGCCACTGCCATCAGGCTGGCGTCTCAGCTCGTCCTGCTCCCTGTGCCTCAtcatctcctcctctctcctccgtCGCTCCTCCTCATGCCTAACGACACACAGCATtcagacagaaaccaaactaatccaataaaaacaatgcagcaGCATGAGAATCCCCTCACCGGGTTTGTTTTCCTAATATAGCTTTCTATCACCAGCTGATCTAAAACATCGCTAATAGAAAGACTTTTCTGCAGCATTAGCTTTAACTAAATTTATATTCAATTAAATAGGATTATCCAGTAGGAATAGATGCCAATTTCTTCCTCGAGATTCTTCTTCACCTCATTTCTATCTGCTTTCGTCTTTGCAGCTCCTGGTTGCGCAGCTCCTCCAGCCGCCGCAGTTCCTCCTGACGTCTCATTAGATCtaatgagaagaaaaagaagaagaagaagaaaaggggGGACGTTTTAAAAACGTTACACCCTACAGAGAAACAGACGACCAGCCATCGCTTCTCACCTTGTCTCATCAACATTAGCTGATGTTCGTTCTTGGCGGCCTCCAGCTCCGCCTCCAGTTTCTCTCTGGCCTCCTTGATGTTTCGGTCGACCTGCTCTCGCTGCTGCTTCTCTATCTCGTCCAGAGCTTTCCAGCGAGAAGCGTATTCAAACTCGAACGTGCCGGGCTGGGCGAATCGGGGCGGCTGCTCTCGCTCTCTGGTGGAATAAGAAAGTGGTGTAATCGCAGACCCAACAtaaaccaaaagaaatcaataaataggtaaataaataatgcttaCTTGTAATACTTTGGAGTTTTTGGCAGAATCTTTTCAGGGAGACCATCTTCATCGTCCAGATGCTCCATTGGCTCCACGATGGTGGGACATGGAGTACTGAGATAAGATCGTTGACATGACATGTTTTAGCCTCCATTTTcacttttcccacagtaaaattcaagcacttttcaagattagttttcaaacttttccagcaccacactttagagataaaaacaccacaaaagaactaaaaaaagacTATTTCAATTCACcattatatataatttattactgttattaatagTCTTGTGACAGTATTCTACATTATAAAGTAGGGGCAAAGTAAACTGAAATACaactacatttttatgttttgaaatgtttctctcaCCACACCTTGTACACCTGACTGATCCAAGaacagtcaaacaaaaaaaatgccccaaattcaataattaaataatagataattattacatttgaacAACCCAAACAAATCGTGTGAAGGGACATTaccttcctgctcaaattaaacacaaacacacaagagGAAAGAAAGGCACAAAATAAGgttctaaaaaatgttcttgccaagtttcttcacattttgcaaaaataaataattttggtgattctaactgacctaaagcAAGAAAAGTTGAATccaatttaacttcagacagaagTTAAATCGGATTTAACTTCTGTTAAATCCGATTTAACAGAAGTTAAATCGGATTCAATTTAACTTCTAAAGTGCTAAAAACGGCACTTTCATGCCGTTTTAGAGGCaggaaaatatctggtttcaactgcaaaCAGAGTTTTCCAGATTTaagcttttaatcaaacattagcttgtacttttatttcaaaactgagCTGTTTCCAAACCTTTAAAACACCTAATCGATATTCAAGCACCCGTACGAATCCTGCGTTTTATTTCTCTAAAGTTCGTCCATTTATACGCTGTGAGAATCTGAAACTGATAGAGATATAAAGAGTTTTCAGTCTGTTGACGCTTACGTCGTCAGCAGCATCGCTCCCTCGTTGCAGCGCTCCAGGGCTTTACGGGCGGCGACTTTGCTTGCAAACTCAACGATGCCTCTCCCAGTGGAACGGCCGCGGTCGTCCGTCACAACGACGGCCCGCTCCACAGGTCCAAACTGAGAAAACGCCTGAGGATACACACAGGTTTTTGGCGTTTCTTG
Proteins encoded:
- the pspc1 gene encoding paraspeckle component 1 isoform X2; its protein translation is MENRNMHQARMLGANSPQPGRRGTDSPASSEPTPANKGSPAPPQQQSPAAEQSEGAAEETGEGPSKMTLDIASFRKPGEKTFTQRSRLFVGSLPLDITEEEFRNLFAKYGNINEVFVNRERGFGFVCLETRTLAEIAKVELDGSVLNNRALKVRFATHGAALKVRNLLPVVTNELLEDAFSQFGPVERAVVVTDDRGRSTGRGIVEFASKVAARKALERCNEGAMLLTTTPCPTIVEPMEHLDDEDGLPEKILPKTPKYYKEREQPPRFAQPGTFEFEYASRWKALDEIEKQQREQVDRNIKEAREKLEAELEAAKNEHQLMLMRQDLMRRQEELRRLEELRNQELQRRKQIEMRHEEERRRREEEMMRHREQDELRRQPDGSGGSGFVPNYHENVL